A region of Argentina anserina chromosome 5, drPotAnse1.1, whole genome shotgun sequence DNA encodes the following proteins:
- the LOC126795849 gene encoding uncharacterized protein LOC126795849, with translation VILGIDWLRPQHAVIDCFDMVVSFHRPGEPVFHYRCLRSDNAMRSGVLAHVESVDQKVTIADIVVVSEFGEVFQEIPGLPPRRVVDFCIDVVTIKNRYPLPRIDDLFDQLKGATVFSKIDLRSGYHQLRVKEEDISKTAFRTRYGHYEFVVMPFGLTNAPAVFMSLMNQVFSPYLDEFVVVFVDDILIYSKTQASLTKLTKKDTPFVWTDACEEAFSKLKTRLTTAPVLTIPSSGGGYVIYSDASLQGLGCVLMQHGGVVAYGSRQLKIHEKNYPTHDLELAASLKYLFSQKELNMRQRRWMELLKDYDITLEYHPGKANVVADALSLWKWEQISMDFVTGLPRSKKGHDAIWVIVDRLTKSAHFLPVSMKYSVDVLGKLYVDEVVRLHGAPVSIVSDRDARFTSKFWGGLQKAMGTTLDMSTAFHPQTDGQTERVNQVMEDMLRACVLDFKGSWEDHLRLIEFAYNNSYHSSIGMAPYEALYGRPCRSPICWAEVGDEALMGPEVVQETTEKISIIRDRIRTAQSRQKSYADLKRRHVEFEIGDHVFLKVSPMRGVVRFGKKGKLAPRYVGPFEILEKVGELAYRLALPTSMSGVHNVFHISMLRKYVPDESHVIDHSTIEVKENATFVVEPVRILDRSTKKLWRRAVELVKVLWSYHDEGDASWELESDMRIRYPQLLLVEIGGKDGRGGYRRFRRRVRSPIFRGLMLFERKRGAGTTTTRDLGSNSRDIGGSKLTGHFRRGRTMSMNMEERLESR, from the exons gtgatcttgggtattgattggttgagaccacagcatgctgtgattgattgttttgacatggtggtgtcatttcatagacctggggagccagtgtttcattatcgttgcctcaggtcagataacgccatgagatcaggagttttagcACACGTGGAGtcggtggatcagaaagtgactatcgcagacattgtggtggTATCTGAGTTcggtgaagtgttccaagagataccgggactacctcctcgaagagtggtagatttctgcattgatgta gtgactatcaagaataggtatcccttacctaggattgatgacttgttcgatcagctcaaaggtgctacagtgttctctaagattgatttgagatccggttatcatcaactcagagtgaaggaagaagatatatcgaagacagccttcaggacccggtatggacattatgagtttgtcgtcatgccatttggtctaacgaatgcaccagctgtcttcatgagtttgatgaatcaagtatttagcccgtacttggatgagtttgttgtggtgtttgtggatgacattctgatatactccaagacacaag cttcattgaccaagttgaccaagaaagatactccgttcgtgtggacggatgcatgtgaggaagcattcagcaaactaaagactagactgaccacagctccagtgttgacgattccttctagtggtggtggttatgtcatttacagtgatgcttcgctccaaggtttgggttgtgtgttgatgcagcatggaggagttgttgcttatggttcgagacagttgaagattcatgagaagaattatccgacacacgacctagagcttgcggca agcttgaagtacttgttctcacagaaggagctgaatatgaggcagaggagatggatggaactcctcaaggactatgacatcacattagagtaccacccggggaaggcaaacgtggtggctgatgccttgagc ctttggaagtgggagcagatatctatggattttgtgaccggattgcctagatcgaagaagggtcacgatgccatatgggtgattgtcgatcgattgacgaagtcggctcattttctcccagtgtcgatgaagtactcagtggacgtgcttgggaaactatatgtggatgaggtagtgagacttcatggtgctccagtttctattgtttccgatagagatgcacgtttcacttcgaagttctggggtggattgcagaaggcgatgggcactaccttggatatgagtacagcttttcaccctcagacggatggacagacagagagggtgaatcaggtgatggaagacatgttgagagcatgtgtgttggatttcaagggtagctgggaagatcatttgagattgattgagtttgcctacaacaacagctatcattctagcattggcatggcaccgtatgaggcactttatggtagaccatgtcgatctccgatctgttgggccgaagttggtgatgaggcactgatgggcccagaggtggttcaggaaaccactgagaagatctcgatcattcgggatagaatccgaaccgctcagagtagacagaagagctatgcagacctgaagaggagacatgtggagtttgagattggtgatcatgtgttcttgaaagtttcacctatgaggggtgtagtgagattcggcaagaagggaaaattggcaccgaggtatgttgggccctttgagatacttgagaaggtgggcgaactagcttatcgactagccttgcctactagtatgtcgggtgttcacaatgtcttccacatttccatgttgaggaagtatgtaccagatgagtcacatgtgattgatcatagcaccattgaggtgaaggaaaatgctacatttgtggtcgaaccggttcgtattctggatagatccacaaagaagctttggAGGAGAGCAGTTGAGCTGGTCAAGGTACTATGGAGttaccatgatgagggtgatgcatcatgGGAGCTGGAGTCGGATATGAGGatcagatatccacagtt GttgttggtggagatcggagggaaAGATGGAAGGGGAGGTTACCGCCGCTTTAGACGGCGAGTGAG GTCGCCTATATTCCGTGGTTTGATGCTCTTTGAGCGTAAGCGTGGCGCTGGTACTACTACAACGAGGGACCTGGGGTCTAATTCGAGGGACATCGGCGGTTCGAAACTTACCGGTCACTTCCGCCGAGGCCGAACTATGAGTATGAATATGGAGGAGAGGCTAGAGAGTAGATAA